The Candidatus Mesenet endosymbiont of Agriotes lineatus region TAGGGTATCTACCTTAACTTCTCTAAATTTGCTCACAATCTCTTAACTTGACGCGTATGGTTCCCCAAACTGTGTCAAAAACTCAACTGAAAATTCGGTTTGGCATAATTTATTGAATACTCTTAGTAATTACTAAGCTGTTATTTCTTTACTTTGTAATCTAAAGTCAATTAGCATTCATCAATTTTATATAAAATTGACTGGATCAATATCTATGGTAATTTTTACGCTAGATGATAATCTGCAATCTTCTACCCACTTCTTCAGATTTTGTTGTATTTTTAAATCTTTTTTATTGTTTACTTTTAGCAATATTCTATATCTATATCTTCCTCTTAAAAAACTCATAAAGCTGGGAGTTGGACCAAACACCGCTAAATTGTCATTTTGAGGAATTAATTTAACTATCTTTTCTGCCGATCTCAATGCTTTTATTTGTTCTTTATCAGTGATAATAAGTGCAATTAACCTGCTAAATGGTGGCATGTTGGCATCATATCTTGATTTAAGTTCTAATTTATAGAATAGGTTGCGCTTGTAATGTTGCATGGCTTTGATAATTGGGCTTTCTGGGTTATAAGTTTGCATTACTACCCACCCTTTTTGTTCAAACCTTCCGGATCTACCGGAAACTTGATGCAATAATTGATATGTTTTTTCTGTTGATCTTAAATCAGCGTTATCTAGCCCAAAATCGGCATCAATAATTCCCACTAAAGTTAGATTAGGAAAATTGTGTCCTTTAGCAATCATCTGCGTACCGATAATGACATTAACTTCTTTTTTTAATATCAAATCAATAATGTTATCTGCTGCTTTTTTGCTGATGTCACTGCTGATAGTTGCTATTTTAGCGTTTGGTATTAGCTTTAACACTTCTTCAGAAAGTTTTTCAATCCCTATTCCATATGAAATCAGCTGGCCTTTGCAGCTAGTACATGTTTTGGGAATAGCTAGTCTATACAAGCAGTAGTGGCATAGTAAAATATTTTGTTTTTTGTGTTCTATAAGCCAAGTAGAACAATTCGGGCAGCTTAACCTATGACCACATGCCTTGCAAAGCATGAGCTGAGAATAACCTCTACGGTTTAAAAAAAGCATTACTTGATTGCCATCTGTTAAGGTCTTTTGCATTTTTTCATAAAGCTGATGTGATATCCATTTACCTGAAGTTTTACATATACGCATATCAATAATTTCTACTAAAGGCAGCTCCGCCTTACCAAAACGTTTGGTAAGCTGCAGATGCTCATAATTACCCTCTTGAACGTTATTGATTGTCTCAAGTGAAGGGGTAGCAGAGCAAAGTACTATAGGGGTATTTTCAATTTTAGCCAAAACCACAGCCATATCTCTAGCATTATATATTACCCTTTGTTCTTGCTTAAAAGACGAGTCATGCTCTTCATCAATCACAATTAATCTTAAATTTTTGTAAGGTAAAAATAGCGCTGATCTTGTTCCCACAATAATTTGTACATTTCCATGCACTATATTAGCCCAGTTTTTCGTGCGATTCTTAGGTGTTAAATCAGAGTGCCACTCAGCTACTTGATCACATAAAAAATAACTATGAATACGTTTAATTAGTTGTGATGTTAAAGCAATTTCAGGTAAAAGAATGAGAATTTGAGCATCTTTACTGGCTTTAAGTAACTCTATAATAACGAATAAGTATACTTCTGTTTTACCAGAGCCGGTTTCCCCATCAAGCAATACTACTTTGCTAAAATTACTCATTATTCTATTTGCTGCAGCTTGCTGCTGAAGTGTCAAATTGCAATCCATTTTGTGAGTAATGGGTTTTTCTTCATGCTCAAAATTGTCTATTTTTTTAAAGCTACAGCTAATAACCATTTTAAGTAGCATACCTATTGGTATTAAATTATAGTTTGATACCCATTTTATAAATCGTATTAACTCTTCTCTGATGGGGGGTATTTCTAGTTTGTTAATTACGGTCTTAAGCTTATCAATATCTATTGTAGTGTTACTGCTAAGCTGCCACACTACACCTACTAAACATCTTTTACCAAATGGTACAGTAATATAACTGCCAACTGTAAGCTTAAGATCTGTAATATATGAAAAAGCCTTATTAACAGGGAGAGGCAGTAATATGTCAACTATAGTCATCTTCAGTTAGATCTCTTTACCTTGTAATGTTATATTCGTTTCAACAAGTTGCAAAACATTGATTTTTTATGGCTATTTAATTAGAATTGCTTATATAGCAAATAAAAAGGGGGGTGTATGTTAGCCACTAGAGTTTTAACTTCAAAGAAAAAGAACCATTGGCTATTGTATAAAGAGTTTGGTGATATCTGTGATAATTTGTATGGAATTAATCATTCAAGTTTATGGTTCAGGTTTAACATGCGGTGGGTAAAAGCTATTTTGAGTTTTTTATTATGTGACATGGCTTCACAAGAACTAATGGTAAGTGCAATATTGAATCTTAGTATACGTGATTGCGACTGTAATACCCCCTTACATGTAGCAATATTAATGGAGGATCTACCTGTTATAAAGTTATTAATGATCTGCGGTGCAAGTCTTTTTATTAAGAATAATGATGGTGAAACTCCATACCAATTAGCTTTTGAAAGAGTTTTAGTAAAAAATTTGTTTCATAATGACTCAAATATTAACGAAAAAGTTAGAATACAAAAATTTAATTATAATATATGCAAGTTATCTGAAGTACAAGAGATAGAGTCACAAATAGGTCCGGTTGCTACTTATACAACATTGCCAAATATTGATGGCCCAGTTAGCACTTTAAAGGAAATGTGCATAGAGAAAATCTTACACTCCGTTATTAAAAGGTAAAAGCACTTAATTATTTCAAAGGCAGTTATTGGAAAAATAATTAATCAGATTGAGTTTTATCTAAGAAACTCAAATTCTTCATTATAACCAAATATACTGAGCAATTCTTTCAGTGGTTGATGTTGAGTTAGTGTTGGGTCATTGTCTACAATATTTTTAGCTTTGTTGTAAGCTCTGTCAAGTAGCTCTTTATCTTCGTAGATATCAGCAAATTTAAATTCTATATTCCCGGACTGCTTAATCCCTAAAACATCTCCACTACCACGTAGTAGCATGTCTTGCTGGGCTATATAAAACCCATCTTGTGATTCTCTCATAGTTTTAAGTTTTAAATATGAAGATTTATTTAGTTTGTCATATAAAAGTATACAAAACGAAGGTTGGTCTCCACGTCCTACTCTACCGCGAAGCTGGTGCAACTGTGATAAACCAAAATTTTCTGCATTTTCTATGACAATTATAGTAGCATCAGGCACATCTATGCCAACCTCTATTACAGTTGTAGCAACAAGTAAGGAAATTTCACCTACGCGAAAAGAAAGCATTATTTCGCCCTTTTGCTTTTGCTCTAAGCGACCATGTATTAATCCTATTTTATTGAGTACTTTTTGCAGCTGAGCAAAACGCTCTTCTGCTGCTGCAACACTTAAGGATTCATTATCTTCTATACATGGGCAAATCCAATATGCTTTTTTACCTAAGTCAATTGCCCGCTTTAGACTTGATATTACACTGGATATCTTTTTTATATTTGTTGCTACAGTACTGATTGGTACTCTGCATTTTGGTTTCTCTTTTAAGCTGCAGTGCTCTATATCCCCATACAATGCTTGCCTTAACGTTCTTGGAATCGGTGTTGCACTGATAAATAAAATATCTACGTTATTTCCTTTTTGAATTAAGCTATTTCTCTGCATTACGCCAAATCTTTGTTGCTCATCGATGACGACCAACGCTAAATTTTTAAACTCAACTTTTTCCTGAAATAAAGCATGAGTACCTATAACTATATCTAAACTACCGTCTTGCAAAGCAGGCATTATTGTTTTCCTTTCTTTTTGCTTGATTTTACCAGTAAGTAAAGTGATCTTTATGTCAATTTCTGAAAATACTTCTTTAAAACAGTTATAATGCTGTTCTGCCAGTATTGCTGTTGGTGCCATAAGTGCTGCCTGGTAATTGTTTTCAACAACGTTTAACATAGCAAATAAAGCAACTATTGTTTTACCACTACCAACATCACCCTGCAAAAGCCTCACCATACGATGCTGAGACTGCTGTTGACTCAATATATCATTTATTGCTCTGATTTGATCTTGCGTAAGCTCAAATCCTAATTTTTTCATAACTTGATCTTTATATTTATTTTTAACTAAAAACTTTCGTCCTTTTTCTTTCATTTGTTTATGTCTTGCGACTCTTAGTGCTATTTGCTGAGCCATAAGCTCATCATATACGAGCCTTAGGCGACATTGTTCTATTTCTTCCAATGAATCCAAATTGTGTAGCTTGCTCAAACTCACTTTAAAGCTCAACCATCCTTTCTCTTTAAAAAAATCACTGTCTATCCATTCAGAAAATCCAGGTAGTGTTTTTAGTATTGATGTAACAATTGTTGAGATTTTTCTACTAGTAATACCACGACTTAAGTGGTAAATTGATTCTATACGACAAATTTCACTAAAACTGGAAACATCAAGTGATATATAATCTGGATGTGTGATTTGCAATTGTCCTAAAAAAGTCTCAAGCTTACCGCTAATTACACATGCTTGGCCAGTAGGTAAAGCTTGTTTTAAATATTTAACCGAGTAATGAAAAAAAATTAATGTTATCTGCTGTCCTTCCAGTTCTAAGATTATTCTATAAGGTTTATTTCTCACAGTGGGAGGCTTATGCATGTTAATTTTAGCAGTAAAAGTGACATATTCACCTGATTTTGCAGTAAGTGGATGATTCCTCCTATCTATGTAGCGACAAGGGCGAAAAAAAAGCACATCTATTATTCTTATGCCACATAGTTTACCTAATATCTTTTGCGTAATTCTGCTTATTCCTGGTAAATTTATAATGTCAGAATAAAGGTAATTTTTCTTATCCTTTATCATTTTTTACTTACGAGGATGATTAA contains the following coding sequences:
- a CDS encoding ATP-dependent DNA helicase RecG, yielding MIKDKKNYLYSDIINLPGISRITQKILGKLCGIRIIDVLFFRPCRYIDRRNHPLTAKSGEYVTFTAKINMHKPPTVRNKPYRIILELEGQQITLIFFHYSVKYLKQALPTGQACVISGKLETFLGQLQITHPDYISLDVSSFSEICRIESIYHLSRGITSRKISTIVTSILKTLPGFSEWIDSDFFKEKGWLSFKVSLSKLHNLDSLEEIEQCRLRLVYDELMAQQIALRVARHKQMKEKGRKFLVKNKYKDQVMKKLGFELTQDQIRAINDILSQQQSQHRMVRLLQGDVGSGKTIVALFAMLNVVENNYQAALMAPTAILAEQHYNCFKEVFSEIDIKITLLTGKIKQKERKTIMPALQDGSLDIVIGTHALFQEKVEFKNLALVVIDEQQRFGVMQRNSLIQKGNNVDILFISATPIPRTLRQALYGDIEHCSLKEKPKCRVPISTVATNIKKISSVISSLKRAIDLGKKAYWICPCIEDNESLSVAAAEERFAQLQKVLNKIGLIHGRLEQKQKGEIMLSFRVGEISLLVATTVIEVGIDVPDATIIVIENAENFGLSQLHQLRGRVGRGDQPSFCILLYDKLNKSSYLKLKTMRESQDGFYIAQQDMLLRGSGDVLGIKQSGNIEFKFADIYEDKELLDRAYNKAKNIVDNDPTLTQHQPLKELLSIFGYNEEFEFLR
- the priA gene encoding primosomal protein N', whose protein sequence is MTIVDILLPLPVNKAFSYITDLKLTVGSYITVPFGKRCLVGVVWQLSSNTTIDIDKLKTVINKLEIPPIREELIRFIKWVSNYNLIPIGMLLKMVISCSFKKIDNFEHEEKPITHKMDCNLTLQQQAAANRIMSNFSKVVLLDGETGSGKTEVYLFVIIELLKASKDAQILILLPEIALTSQLIKRIHSYFLCDQVAEWHSDLTPKNRTKNWANIVHGNVQIIVGTRSALFLPYKNLRLIVIDEEHDSSFKQEQRVIYNARDMAVVLAKIENTPIVLCSATPSLETINNVQEGNYEHLQLTKRFGKAELPLVEIIDMRICKTSGKWISHQLYEKMQKTLTDGNQVMLFLNRRGYSQLMLCKACGHRLSCPNCSTWLIEHKKQNILLCHYCLYRLAIPKTCTSCKGQLISYGIGIEKLSEEVLKLIPNAKIATISSDISKKAADNIIDLILKKEVNVIIGTQMIAKGHNFPNLTLVGIIDADFGLDNADLRSTEKTYQLLHQVSGRSGRFEQKGWVVMQTYNPESPIIKAMQHYKRNLFYKLELKSRYDANMPPFSRLIALIITDKEQIKALRSAEKIVKLIPQNDNLAVFGPTPSFMSFLRGRYRYRILLKVNNKKDLKIQQNLKKWVEDCRLSSSVKITIDIDPVNFI